Proteins co-encoded in one Natronorubrum daqingense genomic window:
- the trpC gene encoding indole-3-glycerol phosphate synthase produces MNSRTELAPAVASILEAARERPGGDAPVDVDARSLPDALARAEADGRVPVIAEVKPTSPTADGTRADDPVELARAMVEGGAAAISVLTEPTHFGGSPEALTRIREAVSVPVLRKDFVVREDQLDVVEADLALLIARFVGARKSNDSRASQNPSRSDADLEELVVAARERGFQALVEVHDREELEDALAAGANIIGVNNRDLAKLEVDLETFESVAPHVPDDVTLIAESGVSSPDDVRRMREAGADALLVGSAIMDHGAGDSNVTENTRRLVTATEHGE; encoded by the coding sequence ATGAACTCCAGAACGGAGCTCGCTCCGGCGGTGGCGTCGATCCTCGAGGCCGCCAGAGAGCGCCCGGGTGGTGATGCCCCCGTCGACGTCGACGCGCGCTCGTTACCCGACGCGCTGGCGCGAGCGGAGGCGGACGGTCGCGTGCCCGTGATCGCGGAGGTAAAGCCGACGAGTCCGACCGCCGATGGAACGCGTGCGGACGATCCCGTAGAACTAGCCCGGGCGATGGTCGAGGGTGGCGCAGCGGCGATTTCCGTCCTCACCGAGCCGACGCACTTCGGTGGCTCACCCGAGGCACTGACGCGAATCCGAGAGGCCGTTTCGGTCCCCGTGCTTCGCAAGGACTTCGTCGTCCGCGAGGACCAACTCGACGTCGTCGAAGCCGACCTCGCCTTGCTCATCGCACGCTTCGTCGGCGCTCGGAAATCGAACGATTCGCGAGCCAGTCAGAACCCGTCACGTTCTGACGCTGACCTCGAGGAACTCGTCGTCGCCGCTCGCGAGCGAGGATTTCAGGCGCTCGTCGAGGTCCACGACCGGGAGGAACTCGAGGACGCGCTCGCAGCCGGAGCGAACATCATCGGGGTCAACAACCGCGATCTGGCGAAACTCGAGGTCGACCTCGAAACCTTCGAGTCCGTCGCGCCCCACGTCCCTGACGACGTAACGTTGATCGCCGAAAGTGGCGTCTCCTCGCCCGACGATGTCAGACGAATGCGCGAGGCGGGTGCCGACGCCCTCCTGGTCGGAAGCGCCATCATGGACCACGGCGCGGGCGACAGCAACGTGACGGAGAACACCCGACGGCTGGTCACCGCGACGGAGCACGGAGAATGA
- a CDS encoding 2-amino-3,7-dideoxy-D-threo-hept-6-ulosonate synthase, translating to MTTTGIDARLDRIGTDGSYVIVPMDHGTTIGAVQGLKDIESTIDGVTSGGADAVLTQKGIAPRVHEHKNGKGYIVHLNGSTSIGPDENEKRVTGTVEEAVRVGADAVSFHINVGSNHEPDQITQLADVTEQATRLGMPVLAMAYARGPDVDPEDPEALGHAVRLAEELGADIVKTGYSGDAASFEHVCESTRLPVVIAGGSRGTDRQTIEMVRGAMDAGGAGVSMGRSIFQHENPQAIANAVSGVVHHDISTDDALAKSGLALEA from the coding sequence ATGACTACCACAGGAATCGACGCCAGACTCGACAGAATCGGTACAGACGGCTCCTACGTGATCGTTCCGATGGATCACGGCACTACGATCGGCGCCGTACAGGGGCTCAAAGACATCGAATCGACGATCGACGGTGTCACCAGCGGCGGTGCAGACGCGGTTCTCACGCAGAAAGGCATCGCGCCCCGCGTTCACGAACACAAAAACGGCAAGGGCTACATCGTCCACCTCAACGGATCGACGTCGATCGGCCCCGACGAGAACGAGAAACGGGTGACCGGCACCGTCGAAGAAGCCGTTCGAGTCGGTGCCGACGCCGTCTCCTTTCATATCAACGTCGGCTCGAATCACGAACCCGACCAGATCACCCAACTCGCCGACGTAACCGAGCAGGCGACGCGACTGGGCATGCCGGTGCTCGCGATGGCCTACGCGCGCGGCCCCGACGTCGACCCCGAAGATCCCGAAGCGCTCGGCCACGCCGTCCGACTCGCGGAAGAACTCGGAGCGGATATCGTCAAAACGGGCTACAGCGGCGACGCAGCTAGCTTCGAGCACGTCTGTGAGTCGACTCGACTGCCGGTCGTCATCGCCGGTGGCTCGAGAGGGACCGACCGACAGACCATCGAAATGGTGCGCGGCGCGATGGACGCCGGTGGCGCCGGCGTCTCGATGGGGCGATCGATCTTCCAACACGAAAACCCGCAAGCGATCGCGAACGCCGTCTCCGGCGTCGTCCACCACGATATCTCGACGGACGACGCACTGGCGAAATCCGGGCTCGCACTCGAGGCGTAA
- a CDS encoding nicotinamide-nucleotide adenylyltransferase yields the protein MSRGFYIGRFQPFHNGHLSMIEQIAEDVDELVLGIGSADDSHTVRNPFTAGERIMMITKSLVEFDLVTYAVPIEDLERNSVWVSHVQSMSPDFDVAYSNNPLVIQLFREAGIEIRQSPMFNREVLEGTEVRERMINDGDWETLVPEAVVGVVDEMNGIERLQMISDSDSNGA from the coding sequence ATGAGCAGGGGGTTTTACATCGGGCGTTTCCAGCCGTTCCACAACGGGCACCTCAGTATGATCGAGCAAATTGCCGAGGACGTCGACGAACTCGTCCTCGGGATCGGCAGCGCCGACGACTCGCACACGGTCCGAAACCCGTTCACGGCCGGCGAACGGATCATGATGATCACGAAGTCGCTGGTCGAGTTCGATCTCGTCACCTACGCCGTCCCGATCGAGGACCTCGAGCGAAATTCGGTCTGGGTGAGCCACGTCCAGAGTATGAGCCCGGACTTCGACGTCGCCTACTCGAACAATCCACTCGTCATCCAACTCTTTCGCGAAGCCGGCATCGAAATCCGACAATCACCGATGTTCAATCGCGAGGTCTTAGAGGGGACTGAGGTCCGCGAACGGATGATCAACGACGGCGACTGGGAGACGCTCGTCCCCGAAGCCGTCGTCGGCGTCGTCGACGAGATGAACGGAATCGAGCGTCTCCAGATGATCAGCGACTCGGACTCGAACGGTGCTTGA
- the trpA gene encoding tryptophan synthase subunit alpha translates to MSGESTATEYDSDVEAAIRENHPALITYITAGDPSLEDTKAYVEALDRGGSDLIELGLPFSEPIAEGPTIQAAINRALEAGTTPEGFFELIDDLETEAPLLVMTYYNMILQYGPSAAVRPFVERAAETGLSGIIVPDLPAEEADPLREACDDHGLDLVFIVAPTTEGERLERIMSQVSGFAYVQARLGTTGARADVSNATHDSLSRLDDYDVPKAVGFGVSEGDHAAEIIDAGADGVIVGSALVDIVAEHGSAGEAPAADALEAKARELKRGALRGGETLTNDTEDTPEPEQP, encoded by the coding sequence ATGAGCGGCGAGTCGACGGCGACCGAGTACGACAGCGACGTCGAGGCCGCTATCCGCGAGAACCACCCCGCGCTCATCACGTACATCACGGCGGGCGATCCGTCGCTCGAGGACACCAAAGCGTACGTCGAAGCCCTCGACCGCGGCGGGTCAGACCTGATCGAACTGGGCCTTCCCTTCTCGGAGCCGATCGCCGAGGGGCCAACGATTCAGGCCGCGATCAACCGCGCACTCGAGGCCGGAACGACGCCCGAGGGCTTCTTCGAACTGATCGACGACCTCGAAACGGAGGCGCCGCTGCTGGTGATGACCTACTACAACATGATCCTGCAGTACGGGCCGTCTGCGGCCGTTCGCCCCTTCGTCGAGCGCGCCGCCGAGACCGGGCTCTCGGGGATTATCGTTCCGGATCTCCCCGCCGAAGAAGCCGATCCCCTCCGCGAGGCCTGCGACGATCACGGCCTCGACCTCGTCTTCATCGTCGCGCCGACGACCGAGGGTGAGCGCCTCGAGCGGATCATGTCGCAGGTGTCCGGCTTCGCCTACGTGCAGGCTCGCCTCGGAACGACCGGCGCGCGCGCGGACGTCTCGAACGCGACCCACGACAGCCTCTCGCGACTCGACGACTACGACGTGCCCAAGGCCGTCGGCTTCGGCGTTAGCGAGGGCGATCACGCGGCCGAAATCATCGACGCCGGTGCCGACGGCGTCATCGTGGGCAGCGCGCTCGTCGACATCGTCGCTGAGCACGGGTCGGCGGGCGAGGCCCCCGCGGCAGACGCCCTCGAGGCCAAAGCTCGAGAGCTCAAACGCGGCGCTCTTCGGGGAGGCGAGACCCTCACGAACGATACGGAAGATACACCGGAACCAGAACAGCCATAA
- a CDS encoding NRAMP family divalent metal transporter has product MASKTYEIGGVQARIANLLESYGLGVLFAANVFGAGSVYILADTGANFAFALLWVLPLAFLIDIALHDMSARLAVSREPLTDYIVDRLPGPSGQLVIISMAVMSAFWSIANYAIAGAALAWLVPGLDNVIIGILLASGVGIALVELRVYERIEGAIAAMVITVFASYGLLLIGLDIPVGDVVAGLVPALESDVGYLTAIIALLGTTVYWPNFFIQSSIGPTKEWSDVNTYRRDNAAGIITTLTIGAFVMIVSAITLTEGPTTLTGPGEPLAALLGSGALYIFLFAALLASFSSATGTLFGAGYMVPQAFGHHTRFGDTKFRATVVALIIFSAVAAFWLLANTGLTPVRMAIIMPAINGLIALPITVLALIGAVNRYRDVSRAENIAFGLVALVLLLGSITTADSLATTISGWL; this is encoded by the coding sequence ATGGCGAGTAAAACATACGAAATCGGCGGTGTGCAAGCTCGAATAGCAAACTTACTGGAGTCGTACGGTCTCGGGGTATTGTTCGCAGCAAACGTGTTCGGTGCCGGGTCGGTCTACATTCTCGCGGATACGGGCGCAAACTTCGCCTTCGCCTTACTGTGGGTGCTCCCGCTGGCGTTTCTCATCGATATTGCACTCCACGACATGTCCGCTCGATTGGCCGTCTCTCGAGAACCGCTGACCGACTACATCGTCGATCGACTCCCTGGCCCGAGCGGTCAGTTGGTCATCATCTCGATGGCAGTGATGAGTGCGTTCTGGTCTATCGCGAACTACGCGATCGCCGGCGCGGCGTTAGCCTGGCTCGTTCCCGGCCTGGACAACGTCATCATCGGCATCCTGCTCGCGAGCGGCGTCGGAATCGCCCTCGTCGAGTTGCGCGTGTACGAACGCATCGAGGGCGCGATCGCTGCAATGGTGATTACCGTCTTCGCGTCCTACGGCCTCCTGCTGATCGGCCTCGACATTCCCGTCGGTGACGTCGTCGCCGGCCTCGTGCCAGCCTTAGAGAGCGACGTCGGCTACCTCACGGCCATTATCGCCTTGCTCGGGACGACGGTTTATTGGCCGAACTTCTTCATCCAGTCGAGCATCGGGCCGACGAAGGAGTGGTCCGACGTGAACACCTATCGCCGCGACAACGCCGCCGGCATCATCACGACGCTCACGATCGGTGCGTTCGTGATGATCGTCTCCGCGATTACGCTGACCGAGGGCCCGACGACGCTTACCGGGCCCGGCGAACCCCTGGCTGCACTCCTCGGAAGCGGGGCGCTCTACATCTTCCTGTTCGCCGCGTTGCTCGCCAGTTTCAGTTCGGCGACCGGGACGCTGTTCGGCGCTGGCTACATGGTCCCACAGGCGTTCGGCCATCACACCCGGTTCGGAGACACGAAGTTCAGAGCGACCGTCGTCGCCCTCATCATCTTCTCGGCGGTCGCCGCGTTCTGGTTGCTCGCGAACACCGGGCTCACGCCCGTCAGAATGGCCATCATCATGCCTGCGATCAACGGTCTCATCGCCCTGCCGATCACCGTCCTGGCGCTCATCGGTGCGGTCAACCGCTACCGAGACGTGTCGCGGGCGGAAAACATCGCGTTCGGCCTCGTCGCACTCGTCTTGTTGCTGGGCAGCATCACGACGGCCGACTCGCTCGCAACCACCATTTCCGGGTGGCTCTAA
- a CDS encoding type II CAAX endopeptidase family protein, whose protein sequence is MTAWATFAGITGVVLVVLLVLSQLTQDAFEGSDPDSDSDSDARQSTVSDRTEAIQTPADSPTPGNLPPSETSSLEADSDASPPGENERPSSHTDADPASGEPADVDPRSLSTMALLANVAFSQGLFALVLLGAVIYTGIPADALGIEFSWRYLEQGLLLGAVFGIALYVANEVAAALATRFGFDHDEELRELLGPDSATEWGVLLVVVLPIIAVFEELLFRAAMIGAMEAGFGVSPWLLAVVSSVAFAVGHGIQGSVGIVVTGALGFVLAAIFVVTGSFLVVVVAHYLINAFEFVVHEGLELEWARILEG, encoded by the coding sequence ATGACTGCGTGGGCGACGTTCGCCGGGATTACGGGCGTCGTCCTCGTCGTGTTGCTCGTTTTATCGCAGTTGACGCAGGATGCTTTCGAGGGTTCCGACCCTGACTCCGACTCCGACTCCGACGCTCGCCAGTCGACGGTATCCGACCGAACCGAAGCAATTCAGACTCCCGCGGATTCGCCGACCCCTGGGAACCTCCCCCCGTCGGAAACGTCCTCGCTCGAGGCGGATTCGGACGCGAGTCCCCCAGGTGAGAACGAACGGCCATCGAGTCACACCGACGCCGACCCCGCCTCCGGTGAGCCAGCGGACGTCGATCCCAGATCGTTGTCGACGATGGCGTTGCTGGCGAACGTCGCGTTCTCGCAGGGACTGTTCGCGCTCGTCTTGCTCGGCGCAGTGATCTACACGGGAATTCCTGCCGACGCACTCGGGATCGAGTTCTCGTGGCGTTACCTCGAGCAGGGGCTCCTATTGGGTGCGGTCTTCGGAATCGCCCTCTACGTGGCGAACGAGGTCGCTGCGGCGCTGGCGACGCGCTTCGGGTTCGACCACGACGAGGAACTGCGAGAGCTGTTAGGCCCCGACTCGGCGACGGAGTGGGGCGTGTTGCTCGTCGTCGTGTTGCCGATCATCGCCGTCTTCGAGGAACTGCTCTTTCGAGCCGCGATGATCGGCGCGATGGAAGCCGGGTTCGGCGTTTCGCCGTGGCTCCTCGCCGTCGTCTCCTCCGTCGCGTTCGCGGTGGGACACGGCATTCAGGGGTCGGTCGGTATCGTCGTGACGGGCGCCCTCGGATTCGTCCTCGCGGCGATTTTCGTCGTCACGGGGAGCTTTCTGGTCGTCGTCGTCGCTCACTACCTGATCAACGCCTTCGAGTTCGTCGTCCACGAGGGTCTCGAACTCGAGTGGGCGCGAATCCTCGAAGGCTAA
- the lonB gene encoding ATP-dependent protease LonB, whose translation MSNDTNVDDPPKDDPDAEPESDQTQSRPRDEEPASDRQGERSLLEEEGDRRDDVDDDDQRNDIDDSNGDTGELDDSDEFDDPIADPNDELESDSTTEEEDDIETVEDLGSTVEVDPGVEVDEENAEDDLLGGLKVDSTADIEVPDRLVDQVIGQDEARDIIIKAAKQRRHVMMIGSPGTGKSMLAKAMSQLLPREDLQDVLVYHNPDDGNEPKVRTVPAGKGEQIIDAHKEEARKRNQMRSILMWVIIAIIIGYTLLSPTSILLGIIAAGIVWLIFRYTSRGTDAMVPNMIVNNGDQRTAPFEDATGAHAGALLGDVRHDPFQSGGMETPSHDRVEPGSIHQSNKGVLFVDEMNTLDVRTQQKLMTAIQEGEFAITGQSERSSGAMVQTEPVPCDFIMIAAGNLDAMENMHPALRSRIKGYGYEVYMDDTIEDTAEMRRKYARFIAQEVERDGRLPHFEREAVEELILEAKRRAGRKDHLTLLFRDLGGLVRVAGDIARSEDRERTTRDDVLQAKSRSRSIEQQLADDYIERRKDYELQVTDDGVEGRVNGLAVMGEDSGIMLPVMAEIAPAQGGGQVIATGQLKEMAEESVQNVSAIIKKFSDVDLSEKDIHIQFVQAGQQGVDGDSASITVATAVISALEDIPVDQSIAMTGSLSVRGDVLPVGGVTHKIEAAAKAGCTKVIIPEANEQDVMIEEEYEEMIEIIPCSNISEVLDVALEGEPKKDSLVDRLKSITGSAFEGGQGAVGSASGSNPNPQ comes from the coding sequence ATGAGCAACGATACGAACGTTGACGATCCTCCCAAAGACGACCCCGACGCTGAGCCTGAGTCAGACCAGACTCAGTCACGGCCCCGCGACGAGGAGCCGGCGTCGGATCGTCAGGGAGAACGGTCGCTCCTCGAAGAAGAAGGTGACCGGCGCGACGACGTCGACGACGATGACCAACGTAACGATATCGACGATTCGAACGGCGATACCGGCGAACTCGACGATAGTGACGAGTTCGACGATCCGATCGCCGACCCGAACGACGAACTCGAGTCGGATTCGACGACCGAGGAAGAAGACGACATCGAAACCGTCGAAGACCTCGGGAGCACGGTCGAAGTCGATCCGGGTGTCGAAGTAGACGAAGAGAACGCCGAAGACGATCTTCTCGGCGGGCTCAAAGTCGATTCGACCGCCGATATCGAGGTCCCAGACCGGCTCGTCGACCAGGTCATCGGTCAGGACGAAGCACGAGACATCATCATCAAAGCGGCCAAACAGCGCCGACACGTGATGATGATTGGCTCCCCGGGTACCGGGAAGTCGATGCTGGCGAAGGCGATGAGCCAGTTGCTCCCGCGAGAGGATCTTCAAGATGTCTTAGTCTACCACAACCCGGACGACGGCAACGAGCCGAAGGTCCGAACCGTCCCCGCCGGGAAGGGTGAACAGATTATCGACGCCCACAAGGAAGAAGCGCGCAAGCGAAACCAGATGCGCTCGATCCTGATGTGGGTCATCATCGCGATCATTATCGGCTACACGCTGCTCAGCCCGACCAGTATCCTGCTCGGCATCATCGCCGCAGGTATCGTTTGGCTGATCTTCCGCTACACGTCCCGCGGCACGGACGCAATGGTGCCGAACATGATCGTCAACAACGGCGATCAGCGCACCGCGCCGTTCGAGGACGCAACCGGTGCCCACGCCGGTGCACTGCTCGGTGACGTCCGCCACGACCCGTTTCAGTCCGGTGGGATGGAGACGCCGAGCCACGACCGCGTCGAACCCGGCTCGATTCACCAGTCTAACAAGGGCGTGTTATTCGTCGACGAGATGAACACGCTCGACGTCCGTACCCAGCAGAAGCTGATGACCGCGATTCAGGAGGGCGAGTTCGCCATCACGGGCCAGTCCGAGCGCTCCTCGGGCGCGATGGTCCAGACCGAACCCGTCCCCTGTGACTTCATCATGATCGCCGCGGGGAACCTCGACGCGATGGAGAACATGCACCCCGCACTGCGCTCGCGGATCAAGGGATACGGGTACGAAGTGTACATGGACGACACCATCGAGGACACGGCCGAGATGCGGCGCAAGTACGCCCGCTTCATCGCCCAGGAGGTCGAACGCGATGGACGTCTCCCACACTTCGAGCGCGAAGCCGTCGAGGAGCTCATCCTCGAGGCCAAGCGCCGGGCGGGCCGGAAGGATCACCTGACGCTCCTGTTCCGGGACCTCGGCGGTCTCGTCCGCGTTGCGGGTGACATCGCCCGTTCCGAGGACCGCGAACGCACGACCCGCGACGACGTGTTGCAGGCGAAGAGCCGCTCCCGGTCGATCGAGCAACAACTCGCCGACGACTACATCGAACGGCGCAAGGACTACGAGCTCCAGGTCACCGACGACGGCGTCGAGGGCCGCGTCAACGGACTCGCCGTGATGGGCGAGGACTCCGGGATCATGCTCCCCGTCATGGCCGAAATCGCCCCCGCACAGGGCGGCGGACAGGTCATCGCCACGGGACAGCTCAAAGAGATGGCCGAGGAATCCGTCCAGAACGTCTCCGCGATCATCAAGAAGTTCTCGGACGTCGATCTCTCGGAGAAAGACATCCACATCCAGTTCGTCCAGGCCGGCCAACAGGGCGTCGACGGCGACTCCGCCTCCATCACGGTGGCGACGGCCGTCATCAGCGCACTCGAGGACATTCCGGTCGATCAGTCGATCGCGATGACCGGTTCGCTCTCGGTTCGCGGGGACGTCCTCCCCGTCGGTGGGGTAACCCACAAGATCGAGGCTGCAGCCAAAGCTGGCTGCACCAAGGTCATCATCCCCGAGGCGAACGAACAGGACGTGATGATCGAAGAGGAGTACGAAGAGATGATCGAGATCATCCCGTGTTCGAACATCAGCGAAGTGTTAGACGTCGCCCTCGAGGGCGAGCCGAAGAAAGACTCGCTGGTCGATCGCCTCAAATCGATTACCGGCTCGGCGTTCGAAGGCGGTCAGGGTGCCGTTGGCTCCGCCAGCGGCTCGAACCCGAACCCACAATAG
- the trpB gene encoding tryptophan synthase subunit beta: MSTSDHDHERNRERDSDATFGDYGGQYVPEALMPAVQELEDAYERYVLNNEDGFLDEFRERMREFGGRPTPLQRADRLSERYDREIYLKREDLVHGGAHKLNNALGQVLLAKYMGKERIIAETGAGQHGTATAMAAAHLEMPCEIYMGRTDVNRQRPNVYRMRMNGAEVNPVDAGSGTLKEAINETMRDWATTVERTHYVIGSVVGPHPFPKLVRDFQAVIGREAREQIREQAGRLPDSVVACAGGGSNTMGAFHEFVPDDAVDLYAVEAGGSSLEIDAENAIAPNSATLSTGTDGVLHGAMTKLLQSEEGQIMESHSVSAGLDYAGVGPELSHLVDTGRVTPVSVDDEAALEGFHRLSRLEGIIPALESSHALGYLEEAHEDLGDLVIVNVSGRGDKDLETVLEETEKRDLEAAPDVEVFDG; this comes from the coding sequence ATGAGCACGAGCGACCACGACCACGAACGAAACCGAGAGCGCGACAGCGACGCCACCTTCGGCGACTACGGTGGCCAGTACGTCCCCGAGGCACTGATGCCGGCCGTCCAGGAACTCGAGGACGCCTACGAGCGCTACGTATTGAACAACGAAGACGGATTTTTAGACGAGTTCCGCGAGCGCATGCGCGAGTTCGGCGGCCGGCCGACGCCGCTCCAGCGCGCGGACCGATTGAGCGAGCGCTACGACCGCGAGATCTACCTCAAACGCGAGGATCTCGTCCACGGCGGCGCACACAAGCTGAACAACGCGCTCGGACAGGTCCTGCTCGCGAAGTACATGGGCAAGGAGCGAATCATCGCCGAGACCGGCGCGGGCCAACACGGCACCGCGACGGCGATGGCCGCGGCCCACCTCGAGATGCCCTGTGAGATCTACATGGGCCGAACGGACGTCAACCGCCAGCGGCCGAACGTCTACCGGATGCGGATGAACGGGGCCGAGGTCAACCCCGTCGACGCCGGAAGCGGGACGCTCAAGGAGGCGATCAACGAGACGATGCGCGACTGGGCGACGACGGTCGAACGAACCCACTACGTCATCGGATCGGTCGTCGGACCCCACCCGTTCCCGAAACTGGTTCGTGACTTTCAGGCCGTTATCGGGCGAGAAGCCCGCGAGCAGATCCGCGAGCAGGCGGGTCGACTCCCCGACAGCGTCGTCGCCTGCGCCGGCGGCGGGTCGAACACGATGGGGGCGTTCCACGAGTTCGTGCCGGATGATGCAGTCGATCTGTACGCCGTCGAGGCCGGCGGCTCGAGCCTCGAGATCGACGCCGAGAACGCGATCGCCCCGAACTCGGCGACGCTGTCGACGGGGACGGACGGCGTGCTCCACGGCGCGATGACGAAACTGCTACAGAGCGAGGAGGGCCAGATCATGGAATCACACAGCGTGAGTGCCGGACTCGACTACGCGGGCGTCGGCCCCGAACTCTCCCATCTCGTCGACACGGGACGGGTCACCCCGGTCAGCGTCGACGACGAGGCCGCACTCGAGGGCTTTCACCGACTGTCGCGACTCGAGGGGATCATCCCCGCACTCGAGTCGAGTCACGCGTTAGGTTATCTCGAAGAAGCGCACGAAGACCTCGGCGACCTCGTCATCGTCAACGTTTCCGGCCGGGGCGACAAGGATCTGGAGACCGTGTTGGAGGAAACCGAGAAGCGTGATCTCGAGGCGGCCCCCGACGTGGAGGTGTTCGACGGATGA
- a CDS encoding phosphorylase family protein: MSEPSRPEPRAPEPDDPVSPTALVLTAAFEAPLDERRPWLERATLVDALEVPGTETPLYLTEDDVAITTTGIGKSDAATTTTALLATPGVDLESTYVVSSGIAGSSPETTALGSVAIADAVVDWDRKHRWDHPEDSSSADAAVESPAERPIDLLAYRPRDYVHRLEESLVECALEAARGVALEADEDARAYQRTYPNAPNAGPTIERGTTVCGDEFWHGTRYAREVEWLCGEYDAEPYVTTQMEDAATARALERFGLREQYLSVRSVANYDRPAPGQSVAESFDGNPGSLALGITNAARVGEAVVEGLVTVDPLGLEATSSR; the protein is encoded by the coding sequence ATGAGCGAGCCCTCACGACCCGAGCCGCGAGCACCGGAACCGGACGACCCAGTGTCCCCCACTGCGTTGGTCCTCACGGCCGCGTTCGAAGCCCCGCTCGACGAACGACGGCCGTGGCTCGAGCGCGCCACCCTCGTCGACGCGCTCGAGGTTCCCGGGACGGAGACGCCGCTGTATCTGACCGAAGACGACGTTGCGATCACGACGACTGGGATCGGCAAGAGCGACGCGGCGACGACGACGACCGCGTTACTCGCCACGCCGGGAGTCGACCTCGAATCGACCTACGTCGTCTCGAGTGGTATCGCGGGTTCGTCCCCCGAAACGACCGCGCTCGGGTCGGTCGCCATCGCCGACGCCGTCGTCGACTGGGACCGAAAACACCGTTGGGACCACCCGGAAGACTCGAGTTCCGCCGACGCGGCCGTCGAATCCCCCGCGGAGCGCCCGATCGACCTTCTTGCCTACCGTCCGCGAGACTACGTCCACCGACTCGAGGAGAGCCTCGTCGAGTGTGCGCTCGAGGCCGCCCGGGGCGTCGCCCTCGAGGCGGATGAGGACGCCCGTGCGTACCAGCGAACGTATCCGAACGCGCCGAACGCAGGGCCGACGATCGAGCGCGGGACGACCGTCTGCGGGGACGAGTTCTGGCACGGAACGCGCTACGCCCGAGAGGTCGAGTGGCTCTGTGGGGAGTACGACGCAGAACCGTACGTGACGACGCAGATGGAAGACGCGGCCACGGCGCGCGCCCTCGAGCGATTCGGCCTGCGCGAGCAGTACCTGAGCGTTCGGTCGGTTGCCAACTACGATCGGCCGGCACCCGGTCAGTCGGTCGCCGAGAGTTTCGACGGCAATCCAGGGAGTCTCGCGCTGGGGATTACCAACGCCGCCCGCGTCGGCGAAGCCGTCGTCGAGGGGCTCGTGACGGTGGATCCGCTCGGTCTCGAGGCGACCTCCTCGCGTTAG
- a CDS encoding MGMT family protein — protein sequence MEDATDAGIYARESTYLDRYVQLGAASGRVLSVSFPTTPDADAEDEHPVLEEIFEYLDGLEEVDFDDIQIALTVPTDQRAVLEQVREIPYGDQVSVEALARMTPELDPEDEDDIILVRTALDENPTPLLIPDHRVRDGPSAAPPTVEQKLRSLEEL from the coding sequence ATGGAGGACGCCACGGACGCAGGAATCTACGCGCGCGAGTCAACGTACCTCGACCGATACGTCCAGCTCGGTGCCGCGAGCGGCCGGGTCTTGAGCGTCTCGTTTCCCACGACCCCCGACGCGGATGCCGAGGACGAACACCCCGTCCTCGAGGAGATATTCGAATACCTCGACGGTCTCGAGGAGGTGGACTTCGACGATATTCAGATCGCGTTGACCGTGCCGACCGACCAGCGGGCCGTCCTCGAGCAGGTTCGCGAGATCCCCTACGGCGACCAGGTGAGCGTCGAGGCGCTCGCGCGGATGACTCCCGAACTGGACCCGGAGGACGAAGACGACATCATCCTCGTCCGAACCGCGTTAGATGAGAATCCGACCCCGCTTTTGATCCCGGACCACCGCGTTCGTGACGGCCCGAGTGCTGCACCGCCGACCGTCGAACAGAAGCTCCGGTCGCTCGAGGAACTCTAA